The following are encoded together in the Candidatus Woesebacteria bacterium genome:
- a CDS encoding RimK family alpha-L-glutamate ligase: MKVKLITTLQSIEMQRLKDETCAMGHECDLVDLSKFTFSIRDTKLSIDNLGNPNPDVVVVKGVTVNKAPIVALIHDYRKRGIKVFDNNYCEHQYTINKVTDLIKLSLNNVPIPDTFHCHDFDEFYRACEIVGYPAIVKLVGAGKGAGVFKADNKERLAEIISNAQNDMLKSASRFIVQQYIPYEHDLRVLIIGEKLFVMKRIPGEGEFRANFSLGGSVETFELDDEGKELAKRGLAAVDMSVAGVDLLITKDNKRYVLEVNHTPGFVGMEKATGENIARIYMEHAIGNAY; this comes from the coding sequence ATGAAAGTTAAACTGATTACAACTTTGCAATCAATCGAGATGCAGAGACTAAAAGACGAAACGTGTGCGATGGGGCACGAATGTGACCTTGTTGATTTGAGCAAATTTACTTTTTCGATTCGAGACACTAAGTTGTCGATTGACAATCTGGGTAATCCTAATCCCGATGTGGTTGTCGTTAAAGGAGTGACAGTCAACAAAGCTCCGATTGTTGCTTTAATTCACGACTACAGAAAACGAGGAATAAAAGTATTCGACAACAACTATTGTGAGCATCAATACACAATAAATAAGGTAACCGATCTAATTAAATTATCTTTGAATAATGTTCCTATACCCGATACTTTCCATTGTCACGACTTTGATGAGTTTTACCGAGCATGCGAAATAGTGGGTTATCCGGCGATTGTTAAATTAGTTGGAGCCGGAAAGGGCGCCGGTGTTTTTAAGGCCGATAATAAGGAAAGGTTGGCGGAAATCATTTCAAACGCACAAAACGACATGCTTAAATCAGCCTCAAGATTTATCGTCCAGCAATATATTCCTTACGAACACGATTTGCGAGTCCTTATTATTGGCGAAAAATTATTTGTGATGAAGCGAATTCCGGGCGAAGGTGAATTTCGTGCTAATTTTTCACTCGGTGGATCGGTTGAAACTTTCGAACTTGACGACGAGGGAAAGGAACTGGCGAAGCGAGGTTTGGCTGCGGTTGATATGTCTGTCGCCGGAGTAGATTTACTTATAACCAAAGACAACAAGCGTTACGTCTTGGAGGTTAACCATACCCCCGGATTTGTCGGAATGGAAAAGGCAACGGGTGAAAACATTGCACGAATTTACATGGAGCATGCGATTGGTAATGCATATTAA
- a CDS encoding RimK family alpha-L-glutamate ligase, with amino-acid sequence MKILIAGLVNNSQLTRLQEEGEKRGHQVDGCYSTDLILNAQNDEFKVHLIGKNITSYDLIYLWAVSKRRWEWYTACYYLSQQGKKVINAKVVDPSYIYYLSPAMDYLRQTENAIPFPKSAILLTESAVDEIAGQFEFPVIVKTASGRQGKGVFKADSPEKVKEIIGNLKNVSMSFVVREFIPNDGDIRVFTIGYKALGAMKRTPQKAGEFRSNISQGGIGTKFNLDNYPEIRLLAEKLSKVTKTEIAGVDIMLHQNSQKPYVLEINPGPQFSGFEKYTNINAAEEIIKYFEEIVAK; translated from the coding sequence ATGAAAATTTTAATCGCAGGATTAGTTAATAATTCACAACTAACACGTCTTCAGGAAGAAGGGGAAAAACGCGGTCATCAAGTTGATGGATGTTATTCTACTGACTTAATACTTAATGCGCAAAACGACGAATTCAAAGTTCATTTAATCGGTAAAAATATTACTTCGTATGACCTTATCTATTTGTGGGCGGTAAGCAAGCGTCGCTGGGAATGGTACACGGCTTGTTATTATTTATCTCAACAGGGAAAAAAAGTAATAAACGCCAAAGTGGTTGATCCTTCCTATATATACTATCTTTCACCAGCGATGGATTATCTGAGGCAAACAGAGAATGCTATTCCCTTTCCCAAATCAGCAATTTTATTGACGGAATCTGCGGTTGATGAGATTGCGGGACAGTTCGAATTTCCCGTTATAGTAAAAACCGCTTCAGGCAGGCAGGGGAAAGGTGTGTTTAAAGCAGACTCTCCTGAAAAAGTAAAAGAAATTATCGGCAATCTAAAAAACGTGTCGATGTCGTTTGTTGTTCGGGAATTCATTCCAAACGATGGAGATATACGTGTTTTTACAATTGGATACAAAGCACTTGGAGCAATGAAGCGAACACCACAGAAGGCGGGGGAATTTCGAAGTAATATAAGCCAGGGAGGAATTGGAACTAAGTTTAACCTGGATAATTACCCGGAAATAAGATTATTGGCCGAGAAGTTAAGTAAAGTAACCAAGACAGAAATTGCAGGTGTCGACATCATGTTGCATCAAAACAGTCAAAAACCGTATGTACTTGAAATTAATCCTGGTCCGCAGTTTAGTGGATTTGAAAAGTATACAAACATAAATGCAGCAGAAGAAATTATTAAGTATTTTGAAGAGATTGTAGCAAAGTAA
- a CDS encoding transposase, with translation MPKRQQPLVSGYYYHVFNREPNRKVTFTSPDEYERAKITLWYYQFQHLPVCLSTLLNKMPDCDRKRITNELNIKDERKVDLLAYCLMPNHFHLLLRQKVDGGISKYVGDFQNSYTKYFNKKHNRRGGLLSQRFRAVLIKSHEQLLHLTRYIHLNPYASGGIKDFDELFCFPYSSIRSYLGTKEDELVNNKLIYDLFETGDGYCEFMKERGDYQKELSKIKKSLDLHEK, from the coding sequence ATGCCAAAGAGACAACAGCCGTTGGTAAGCGGTTATTATTATCATGTCTTTAATCGTGAACCCAACAGAAAGGTTACGTTCACTTCGCCAGATGAGTATGAGCGTGCAAAAATAACACTCTGGTATTATCAATTTCAACATCTACCTGTTTGTCTTTCTACGCTTTTGAATAAAATGCCTGATTGTGACAGAAAACGAATTACAAACGAGCTAAATATTAAAGACGAAAGAAAAGTAGATCTTTTAGCATATTGCTTAATGCCAAATCACTTTCATTTGTTGCTAAGACAAAAGGTTGACGGAGGTATCTCGAAGTATGTAGGTGACTTCCAAAACAGCTACACAAAATATTTTAATAAAAAACACAATAGACGAGGAGGTTTATTGTCGCAAAGATTTAGGGCTGTCTTAATTAAATCGCATGAGCAACTACTTCATCTGACGAGATATATACACCTAAACCCATACGCGTCAGGTGGTATTAAGGACTTTGATGAACTTTTTTGTTTTCCTTATTCCTCGATAAGAAGTTATCTGGGAACAAAAGAAGACGAGTTGGTAAATAATAAGCTGATTTATGACCTGTTTGAGACGGGAGATGGATATTGTGAGTTTATGAAAGAGCGAGGTGATTATCAAAAAGAATTAAGTAAGATAAAAAAGTCATTGGATCTGCATGAAAAATAA
- a CDS encoding ribosomal protein L7/L12 has translation MTDEKKEDKALSKNVEKLVEDISKLSVMELSDLVNALQDKLGVSAMPVAQAAAPVASQQGAEAGASEGSGGGGTVILTAVKDKVPTIKAIREINQNITLPDAKAMTENLPAEIVKDAKPDAAKEAAEKLRAVGATVEMK, from the coding sequence ATGACAGACGAGAAAAAAGAAGATAAAGCGTTAAGCAAAAACGTCGAAAAACTAGTTGAGGACATCAGTAAACTTTCCGTAATGGAATTGTCAGATCTAGTAAACGCTCTGCAAGACAAACTTGGCGTATCGGCGATGCCGGTTGCACAAGCAGCGGCTCCCGTTGCAAGCCAACAAGGTGCCGAAGCAGGTGCAAGCGAAGGTTCGGGTGGAGGTGGAACCGTAATTTTAACAGCGGTGAAAGACAAGGTCCCGACCATAAAAGCCATCAGGGAAATTAACCAAAACATTACTCTTCCTGACGCTAAAGCAATGACTGAAAATCTTCCGGCAGAAATCGTAAAAGATGCTAAACCGGATGCAGCTAAAGAAGCTGCTGAAAAATTAAGAGCAGTCGGTGCAACAGTTGAGATGAAGTAA
- a CDS encoding 50S ribosomal protein L10 — MNKVSKEKFVSDLAKEIKAASCVVLVDYMGLTVKLQQALKSELSKVNATMVVVKNTLFKLAAEKADAPKETTDTALVGPTAMVITTGDPIAPLQVLGKFSKVNELPQFKIGIVENVFQNSETLLKLSTLPGKDALFAQALGAIAAPLYGIVGTLNAPMQKLVYVLSEAAKGGDNS, encoded by the coding sequence ATGAATAAAGTATCCAAAGAAAAATTTGTAAGCGACCTCGCCAAAGAAATAAAAGCAGCCAGCTGTGTTGTGTTGGTTGACTATATGGGTTTAACCGTCAAACTTCAGCAAGCTTTAAAATCCGAACTATCTAAAGTAAATGCTACGATGGTAGTTGTCAAAAATACTTTGTTTAAATTAGCCGCCGAAAAAGCCGATGCACCAAAAGAGACAACCGATACAGCACTAGTGGGACCGACAGCTATGGTTATTACAACGGGTGACCCGATTGCACCTTTGCAGGTACTAGGCAAATTTTCCAAGGTCAACGAACTTCCTCAGTTTAAAATTGGAATTGTTGAAAACGTATTCCAAAACAGTGAAACATTGTTGAAACTGAGCACGCTTCCTGGAAAAGATGCTCTTTTTGCCCAAGCTCTCGGTGCTATCGCCGCACCACTTTATGGAATTGTTGGTACATTAAATGCCCCCATGCAGAAATTAGTATATGTATTAAGTGAAGCGGCGAAAGGTGGTGACAATTCATGA